From the genome of Ananas comosus cultivar F153 linkage group 18, ASM154086v1, whole genome shotgun sequence, one region includes:
- the LOC109724306 gene encoding pentatricopeptide repeat-containing protein At5g59600 has product MSGSSNVSRWIALIAKSSRQGFYKETLRLFHQMQSEGFGPHPFVLPNILKACAHLSDLRTGRLLHCLAVRHSLHCDAFVISALIDMYSKCSRLRLARQVFDEMAERDLVVWNSIISGYAHQGFPYHAMVLFVKVRFFGIEPDLVTWNALISGFSRLACDRFALELFRAMQIDGIKPDVVTWTSIICGLVLNFSYDKARGMFREMIVGARISPTAVTVSSLLPACANVADVRHGKEIHGYAVVLGVEEDMSVSSSLIDMYSKCGLILEAKRVFEKMGIRSTVTWNSMIFGLANSGHCHDAMSLFHRMHNEGVRADHLTFTAVFTACSHAGMVEIGRSLFRSMQEEYGIKPRLEHYACMVDLLGRAGKILEANNLIEEMPTKPDRFVWGALLGACRNHGNIELAEVAASRLLELEPESAAGCALLSNLLADAGREKDAIKLKKLMKRRRLRFSGCSWMQVA; this is encoded by the coding sequence ATGTCGGGATCATCAAATGTCAGCCGTTGGATCGCCCTCATCGCCAAATCTTCCCGCCAGGGATTTTACAAAGAGACCCTCCGTCTTTTCCACCAAATGCAATCCGAGGGCTTCGGACCTCACCCTTTCGTTCTCCCAAACATTCTAAAAGCTTGTGCTCACCTCTCCGATCTAAGAACAGGTCGACTACTCCACTGCCTCGCTGTTCGCCATTCGCTGCATTGCGATGCCTTCGTCATTAGTGCCTTGATCGACATGTACTCCAAATGCAGCCGACTCCGCCTTGCCCGTcaggtgttcgacgaaatggcTGAGAGAGATCTAGTAGTGTGGAATTCTATAATTTCAGGATATGCCCACCAGGGTTTCCCGTACCATGCAATGGTTTTGTTCGTAAAGGTGCGATTTTTCGGGATAGAACCAGATTTAGTAACTTGGAATGCGCTCATTTCCGGCTTCTCTCGATTGGCTTGTGATCGATTTGCCCTGGAGTTGTTTAGAGCGATGCAAATTGACGGGATTAAGCCCGACGTGGTTACGTGGACATCGATTATATGTGGGTTGGTGCTGAATTTTAGCTACGATAAAGCTCGGGGAATGTTCAGGGAGATGATAGTCGGTGCACGGATATCTCCGACCGCAGTTACGGTTAGTAGTCTCTTACCGGCTTGTGCCAATGTTGCGGATGTGAGGCATGGCAAGGAAATCCATGGCTATGCTGTCGTACTTGGCGTCGAAGAAGACATGTCGGTAAGTAGCTCTCTTATTGACATGTATTCCAAGTGTGGGCTCATACTTGAAGCAAAAAGGGTTTTCGAGAAGATGGGAATAAGGAGTACGGTTACGTGGAACTCGATGATATTTGGGTTGGCGAATTCGGGGCATTGCCACGACGCAATGAGTCTCTTCCATCGGATGCACAATGAAGGCGTAAGAGCCGATCACTTAACTTTTACAGCAGTTTTTACAGCTTGCAGTCATGCCGGAATGGTCGAAATCGGAAGAAGTTTATTCCGATCAATGCAGGAAGAGTACGGCATTAAACCGAGGTTGGAGCATTATGCTTGCATGGTCGACTTGCTCGGCCGAGCCGGGAAAATTCTCGAAGCGAATAACCTGATCGAGGAGATGCCGACAAAGCCGGATCGTTTTGTATGGGGAGCGCTGTTAGGTGCGTGTCGGAACCACGGGAACATTGAGCTTGCCGAGGTGGCCGCTTCTCGATTGTTAGAACTCGAGCCTGAGAGTGCGGCAGGTTGCGCTCTGCTGTCGAATTTGCTTGCTGATGCGGGGAGAGAGAAGGATGCTATAAAGCTAAAGAAATTGATGAAGAGGCGGAGACTAAGGTTTTCAGGGTGTAGCTGGATGCAGGTGGCTTAA
- the LOC109724049 gene encoding pentatricopeptide repeat-containing protein At1g11290, chloroplastic-like, which yields MLRRRVASRPLLLHRASTSISFSPFTSHYEKNPNSNRPSPQTRLSLPLAPYAFVQILSSATKSFSLSTGEQLHAAIVKICFDTNLFISTALLNFYFCRGRFACAQKLFDEMPRRNVVTWNTMVYGYSQSHVPNHAVKAFAQMVYAGVILNPSSVSSVLVACSKLEDMDIGTMVHCVGLKSGFCSNVVVGTALVDMCAKCRDMGAARRVFDEMKERNVITWTSLLSGYSLEHRSNDAMLLFREMRQQCVELNEVTYSSLISSFSRLEDMVHGKQVHSLVVKEGLEAHHYIAVALLTMYSKCGSLQDFNKVCQTVPFQDQISSNSIMAGFSHFGNGKEVLERFLLMRRERIGVDFFTFVSVLKAIGILPALEEGKQIHALIFKTGHGSSVCIQNGLVSMYAKCGAIYNSKQVFSSMEDPDLVSWNSLLSGCAQHGYGKEAIELFEQMKGNEIRPDHTTFLSVLTACSHVGLVEKGLGIFYLMKGDPQTFVGLEHYACIIDLLGRAGYLTEAEALVNEMPIKPGVSVYRALLSACLMHGNLCIAKRMAEKLFRLRPNDPSTHILFSNIFASDGWWDSAAGVRENMREKGVKKEAASSWIENRTLVA from the coding sequence AtgctccgccgccgcgtcgCCTCGCgtcctcttctcctccaccgcgcTTCTACTTCTATCTCCTTCTCTCCTTTCACTTCTCATTACGAGAAGAACCCAAACTCGAACAGGCCAAGCCCACAAACGCGGCTTTCACTACCCCTCGCACCTTACGCTTTCGTGCAAATCCTCTCCTCCGCCACTAAGTCGTTTTCTTTATCCACGGGAGAGCAACTACACGCCGCCATTGTCAAGATCTGCTTCGATACCAACCTCTTCATAAGCACTGCTCTTCTCAATTTTTACTTTTGTCGTGGGCGGTTTGCCTGTGCCCAGAagctgttcgacgaaatgcctcGCAGAAATGTGGTCACTTGGAACACTATGGTTTATGGCTATTCCCAGTCCCATGTGCCCAATCATGCAGTTAAAGCTTTCGCACAGATGGTATATGCGGGTGTTATTTTGAATCCATCTTCTGTGTCTAGCGTTTTGGTTGCTTGCTCGAAATTGGAGGATATGGATATCGGCACGATGGTGCATTGTGTTGGTCTAAAAAGTGGATTTTGTTCTAATGTTGTTGTTGGGACCGCATTGGTGGACATGTGTGCAAAGTGCCGTGATATGGGGGCTGCAAGAAGAGTGTTTGACGAGATGAAGGAGAGGAATGTGATTACTTGGACCTCATTGCTTAGTGGGTATTCTTTGGAACACCGATCCAATGATGCAATGTTGTTGTTCAGAGAGATGAGACAGCAATGTGTTGAGTTGAATGAAGTTACCTATAGCAGTCTCATTAGCTCCTTCTCGAGGCTTGAAGATATGGTACATGGGAAACAAGTTCATTCTCTTGTAGTAAAAGAAGGATTAGAGGCCCATCACTACATTGCAGTCGCACTCTTGACCATGTACTCAAAATGCGGCAGCTTACAGGATTTCAATAAGGTGTGCCAAACTGTCCCTTTTCAGGATCAAATCTCTTCTAATTCAATTATGGCCGGATTTTCTCATTTTGGTAATGGTAAGGAAGTTCTTGAGAGGTTCTTGCTAATGAGAAGGGAGCGTATAGGCGTTGACTTCTTCACCTTTGTGAGCGTCTTAAAGGCTATTGGAATTCTCCCTGCTTTGGAGGAGGGAAAGCAAATCCATGCTCTGATTTTCAAAACTGGGCATGGCTCTTCTGTGTGCATTCAAAATGGGCTCGTTTCCATGTATGCAAAATGCGGTGCAATATACAATTCGAAGCAGGTCTTCTCTTCAATGGAGGACCCTGACTTGGTTTCTTGGAACTCGCTTTTATCAGGTTGTGCCCAACATGGTTATGGAAAGGAGGCTATTGAATTGTTTGAACAAATgaaagggaatgagattagacCGGACCACACCACGTTCCTATCTGTGCTCACAGCTTGTAGCCATGTTGGGCTTGTGGAGAAAGGGCttggaattttttatttaatgaaagGGGACCCACAAACTTTTGTAGGATTAGAGCATTATGCATGTATCATAGATCTTCTTGGTCGGGCAGGATATCTCACGGAGGCAGAAGCTCTTGTCAATGAAATGCCTATAAAACCGGGAGTATCGGTTTATAGAGCTCTACTAAGCGCATGCCTAATGCATGGGAATTTGTGTATAGCAAAACGTATGGCTGAGAAGCTTTTTCGGCTACGTCCAAATGACCCTTCTACTCATATTCTTTTCTCAAACATCTTTGCATCTGATGGTTGGTGGGACAGTGCAGCCGGTGTACGGGAAAATATGAGGGAGAAAGGAGTTAAGAAGGAGGCAGCTTCAAGTTGGATTGAGAATCGGACACTTGTTGCATAG
- the LOC109724050 gene encoding ribulose bisphosphate carboxylase/oxygenase activase, chloroplastic-like, whose protein sequence is MATSLMTVGAVNRVPLCLRGTISADQPLTTAFFGSSLKKVKSSIGHGKVSKRALKVVAADLDESKQTEKDRWRGLAYDTSDDQQDITRGKGSVDSLFQAPMDSGTHIPVMSSYEYISQGLRQYNFDNTMNGYYIAPAFMDKLVVHIAKNFMNLPNIKVPLILGIWGGKGQGKSFQCELVFAKMGINPIVMSAGELESGNAGEPAKLIRQRYREAADIIQKGKMCVLFINDLDAGAGRMGGTTQYTVNNQMVNATLMNIADNPTNVQLPGMYNKQENARVPIIVTGNDFSTLYAPLIRDGRMEKFYWAPTREDRIGVCTGIFRTDNVPKEDIIKLVDAFPGQSIDFFGALRARVYDDEVRKWIAEVGIEKVGKKLVNSIEGPPTFEQPKMTIDKLMEYGNMLVREQENVKRVQLADKYLSEAALGEANEDAIKTGSFYG, encoded by the exons ATGGCCACTTCTTTAATGACTGTTGGAGCTGTCAACAGAGTGCCA TTATGCCTACGCGGCACCATCTCGGCGGACCAGCCGCTCACCACCGCATTCTTCGGAAGCAGTCTGAAGAAAGTAAAGTCCAGCATTGGCCATGGGAAGGTTTCCAAGAGGGCTTTGAAGGTGGTGGCCGCCGATCTCGACGAATCGAAACAGACCGAGAAGGACAGGTGGCGAGGATTGGCATACGATACGTCGGACGATCAACAAGACATCACTAGAGGGAAGGGATCGGTTGATTCTCTCTTCCAAGCTCCCATGGACAGTGGGACCCACATCCCCGTCATGAGTTCCTATGAATATATTAGCCAAGGCCTGCGGCA GTACAACTTTGACAATACAATGAATGGTTATTACATAGCTCCAGCCTTCATGGATAAGCTTGTGGTCCACATCGCCAAGAACTTCATGAATTTGCCTAATATCAAG GTTCCTCTCATTTTGGGTATTTGGGGTGGCAAAGGCCAAGGCAAATCCTTCCAGTGTGAGCTTGTGTTTGCCAAGATGGGCATCAA TCCTATCGTGATGAGCGCCGGAGAGCTGGAAAGCGGGAATGCAGGAGAGCCTGCAAAGCTGATCAGACAGCGCTACCGTGAGGCTGCTGACATCATCCAGAAGGGGAAGATGTGCGTCCTCTTCATCAATGATCTCGATGCAGGAGCTGGACGAATGGGTGGGACCACCCAGTACACCGTCAACAACCAAATGGTCAACGCCACTCTCATGAACATTGCCGACAACCCAACAAATGTGCAGCTCCCTGGAATGTACAACAAGCAGGAGAATGCGCGCGTGCCGATCATTGTCACAGGAAATGACTTCTCTACCCTTTATGCCCCACTCATTCGCGATGGGCGTATGGAGAAGTTCTACTGGGCTCCGACCAGGGAGGACCGAATTGGTGTTTGCACAGGGATATTCCGAACTGATAATGTTCCCAAGGAGGATATCATCAAGCTTGTCGATGCCTTCCCTGGCCAATCAATTG ATTTCTTTGGTGCCCTGAGAGCCAGGGTTTACGACGATGAAGTGAGGAAGTGGATTGCAGAGGTCGGGATCGAAAAGGTCGGGAAGAAGCTTGTGAACTCGATCGAAGGACCTCCAACATTTGAACAGCCTAAGATGACTATAGATAAGCTCATGGAGTATGGTAACATGTTGGTGAGGGAGCAGGAGAATGTGAAGAGGGTACAACTTGCTGACAAGTACTTAAGTGAGGCTGCACTTGGAGAAGCCAATGAGGACGCTATTAAAACTGGATCATTCTATGGTTAA
- the LOC109724052 gene encoding transcription initiation factor IIA subunit 1-like: MTSNVSSVYLHVIDDVISKVRDEFINCGAGEAVLNELQALWEMKMIHCGAISSTAERSNIAKASGPITPVHDLNVPYEGPTEEYETPTAEMLFPPTPLQTPIPTPLPGTVDYNIPTGPSDYAPSPITEIRNSVDLKAGRPSPYMQPPSSWMGQKPLGVDVNVAYEEGREDADRRGPPHQSATQDFFTTSSGKRKRDDYSSHLASDGYMPQQDGSGDVMIEFPMPKVDQIQDLSRHDFQSAIYKKQTNKEVRTTAVLPQQDGIHDEYDDLLHFQGVPTEDYNTPGDHVEHQAPTPSVGTPKLSRNGGEDDEPPLNEDDDDDDDLEDFEQGEEEPTMQHLVLAQFDKVTRTKNRWKCALKDGIMRLNNRDILFNKANGEFDF, translated from the exons ATGACGAGCAACGTCTCCAGTGTCTACCTCCATGTCATAGACGATGTTATCAGCAAGGTCCGCGATGAGTTCATCAACTGCGGCGCGGGTGAAGCCGTGCTCAACGAGCTCCAAGCG TTGTGGGAGATGAAGATGATACACTGTGGAGCCATCAGTAGTACGGCGGAGAGGTCAAACATCGCAAAGGCCTCTGGCCCAATCACTCCGGTCCATGATCTGAACGTGCCGTACGAAGGGCCGACCGAGGAGTACGAGACCCCTACCGCAGAGATGCTCTTCCCACCA ACCCCGTTGCAAACTCCCATTCCAACTCCATTACCAGGAACAGTTGATTATAACATCCCCACCGGCCCCTCGGATTATGCACCTTCTCCTATCACTGAAATCAGAAACAGTGTTGATCTTAAAGCTGGAAGGCCCAGTCCGTATATG CAACCGCCTTCTTCTTGGATGGGTCAAAAACCTTTGGGGGTTGATGTCAATGTGG CTTATGAGGAAGGACGTGAGGACGCAGACAGAAGAGGACCTCCCCATCAATCTGCGACTCAG GACTTCTTCACCACGTCCTCTGGAAAACGCAAAAGAGATGACTATTCTTCTCATCTGGCTTCTGATGGTTACATGCCACAACAAGATGGAAGTGGAGATGTGATGATAGAATTCCCAATGCCGAAG GTAGATCAAATTCAAGATTTATCTAGGCATGACTTCCAATCTGCCATTTATAAAAAGCAAACCAATAAAGAAGTGAGAACAACTGCTGTGCTACCTCAGCAGGATGGGATCCATGATGAATATGATGAT TTGCTTCATTTCCAAGGAGTCCCGACTGAAGATTACAATACTCCTGGAGACCATG tggAACATCAAGCTCCCACACCATCTGTTGGCACACCGAAACTAAGTAGAAATGGAGGTGAGGATGATGAACCTCCTCTcaatgaagatgatgatgacgacgatgatTTGGAGGACTTTgaacaaggagaagaagaacctACAATGCAGCATTTGGTTTTAGCACAATTTGACAAG GTGACAAGAACGAAAAACAGATGGAAGTGTGCTTTGAAGGACGGAATAATGCGGCTAAATAACAGGGATATCCTGTTTAATAAG GCAAATGGGGAGTTTGACTTTTAA
- the LOC109723965 gene encoding serine/arginine repetitive matrix protein 1 isoform X1: MSGGFFRGTSADQDTRFSNKQAKLLKTQKFAPELEHLVDMTKVKMDVIRPWIATRVTELLGFEDEVLINFIYGLLDGKEIDGKQIQIQLTGFMEKNTVKFMKELWGLLLSAQKNASGVPQQFLDAKEEEILKRKAENDKIALEIQKRREKEGRELEQEKHQTRDGEDHNPKLANVAFDSKEERDSDVRHHSRAKNQHSRSRGSDDRSPSHRQSPLPSRSHSRSISKSGSYSMEDRKLRNRSVSPESRRPSVSPKRRSRSPLRQPIPFERQHRSPRRSLSPSRRRSPRKARSPVRRRSPHPRRRSPSLSRRRSPSPYRDRSPYGRRRSPSFRRRRSPSPARRRSPSPAFHRSPVRRRPFTPPRRRTPSSVRRRLPLPPSRSPRVRRRSPVSSPRTRGSNPYLSPRQRRSSSPYRSRSPYPYRRASSREIERRTNGVRISRDEHTPRRYRERRSPSQHSDDREMAEHLDTKQKALDSTSRRLPITLRSPQRDLTDHNEIHNREQSLHLQNSPNHSESPSLSGKVPSDNRKQLPCHDSPDTSREEDKASRARKNVHHVDTSSRKNKDLLTDVHQKVSTNDLDRKEYSPNQSADDYASANQTRHADLKSIKKIDEQKTDRDRQKKLEHQPSQSSHETEFGVGRIKGRKFYHDDVYERVESDHETETRKSKKKLDESNEITVGSDSEEAERGKKRWHKKSYKHKRHLNDSSESDSETDKETKRRRKDEKRLRKEEKRQRREERHRRKLERRESKQKAKPVDTVTPPSDLDEDQDAAHELSDARETESEQKKLEFELRARALESLRAKKATNR, encoded by the exons ATGTCGGGAGGCTTCTTCCGG GGTACTTCGGCGGATCAGGATACTCGCTTCTCCAACAAGCAGGCGAAGCTCCTGAAGACGCAGAAATTTGCCCCGGAGCTCGAGCACTTG GTGGATATGACGAAGGTGAAAATGGATGTGATCAGACCGTGGATTGCAACAAGGGTGACCGAGCTCCTAGGATTTGAAGATGAAGTTCTCATCAACTTTATATACGGACTCCTGGATGGAAAG GAAATAGATGGGAAACAGATACAGATCCAACTGACAGGGTTTATGGAAAAGAATACAGTGAAGTTCATGAAGGAGCTATGGGGTCTTCTTCTCAGTGCTCAGAAGAATGCTAGTGGAGTTCCGCAACAGTTTTTGGATGCAAAGGAAGAGGAGATTTTAAAGAGAAAG GCGGAGAATGATAAAATTGCGCTGGAAATtcagaagagaagagagaaagagggaaggGAGTTGGAGCAAGAAAAACACCAGACACGG GACGGGGAGGATCACAACCCAAAATTGGCTAATGTTGCTTTTGATtcaaaggaagagagagattcGGATGTGAGACATCATTCAAGAGCAAAGAACCA GCACTCTAGATCTCGAGGTTCAGACGATCGTTCTCCTTCTCACAG GCAGTCACCTTTGCCAAGTAGGTCTCACAGCAGATCAATTTCCAAATCTGGGAGCTACTCAAT GGAAGATCGTAAGTTAAGGAACAGATCTGTTTCGCCAGAATCTCGAAGGCCTTCTGTCTCTCCCAAGAGACGCTCTCGATCGCCTTTGCGACAGCCCATCCCTTTTGAAAGGCAGCACAGATCTCCTCGACGTTCTCTCTCGCCATCTCGCAGGCGTTCACCAAGGAAAGCTCGTTCGCCTGTCAGGAGGAGATCGCCCCATCCAAGGAGGAGATCTCCTTCACTATCAAGACGTAGATCTCCGTCTCCATACCGAGATAGATCTCCTTATGGACGGCGGAGATCTCCTTCATTTCGGCGCCGCAGATCTCCTTCTCCTGCACGTAGAAGATCACCTTCTCCTGCTTTTCACAGGTCTCCAGTTCGACGTAGGCCTTTCACTCCACCTAGACGTAGGACACCATCCTCAGTACGACGCCGGTTGCCATTGCCCCCGTCAAGGTCACCTAGAGTTCGAAGGAGATCACCTGTGTCTTCGCCTAGAACTCGTGGTTCGAATCCCTATCTCTCTCCACGACAAAGGAG GAGTAGCAGCCCCTACAGGAGCCGTAGTCCATATCCTTATCGGAGGGCTTCAAGTAGGGAGATTGAAAGGCGCACAAATGGTGTACGCATTAGTCGTGATGAACACACCCCTAGAAG GTATCGAGAAAGAAGATCACCTTCTCAGCATAGTGACGATAGAGAGATGGCAGAGCATCTTGATACAAAGCAGAAAGCTTTAGACTCCACATCACGCAGGTTGCCCATAACTTTAAGATCTCCCCAGCGTGATTTAACTGATCATAATGAGATCCATAACAGAGAGCAGAGTTTGCATCTACAGAATTCTCCAAATCATTCAGAGTCTCCCAGCCTTTCAGGAAAAGTTCCAAGTGATAACAG GAAACAATTGCCTTGTCATGACAGCCCGGACACAAGTAGAGAAGAAGACAAAGCAAGTCGCGCTAG GAAAAATGTGCATCACGTTGATACCTCAAGCAGGAAGAACAAAGATTTATTAACAGATGTGCATCAGAAGGTATCTACAAATGACTTGGATCGAAAAGAATACTCTCCCAATCAATCAGCTGATGATTATGCTTCAGCTAACCAAACTCGTCATGCTGATTTGAAATCAATAAAGAAGATCGACGAACAGAAAAC TGACAGGGATCGGCAGAAGAAACTTGAACATCAACCATCACAATCGTCACATGAAACAGAATTTGGTGTGGGAAGAATAAAGGGGCGAAAATTTTATCATGACGATGTATATGAACGTGTTGAATCAGACCATGAAACAGAAACTAGAAAATCCAAGAAAAAGTTGGATGAAAGCAATGAAATAACTGTAGGTTCAGATTCCGAAGAAGCTGAAAGGGGTAAAAAGCGATGGCACAAGAAGTCCTACAAGCACAAAAGACATTTGAATGATAGCTCGGAGTCTGATTCTGAGACAGATAAGGAGACgaagaggagaaggaaggaTGAGAAAAGGTTGAGAAAGGAGGAAAAGCGTCAAAGGCGTGAAGAGCGGCATCGCAGAAAGTTAGAGCGCCGTGAGAGCAAGCAAAAAGCAAAGCCCGTGGATACTGTTACCCCACCATCTGATCTTGATGAGGACCAAGATGCTGCTCATGAATTAAGCGATGCACGAGAGACGGAATCTGAGCAGAAAAAGCTCGAGTTTGAGCTTCGAGCTAGGGCCCTCGAGTCTCTTAGAGCAAAGAAGGCTACAAATCGCtga
- the LOC109723965 gene encoding serine/arginine repetitive matrix protein 1 isoform X2 — protein sequence MSGGFFRGTSADQDTRFSNKQAKLLKTQKFAPELEHLVDMTKVKMDVIRPWIATRVTELLGFEDEVLINFIYGLLDGKEIDGKQIQIQLTGFMEKNTVKFMKELWGLLLSAQKNASGVPQQFLDAKEEEILKRKAENDKIALEIQKRREKEGRELEQEKHQTRDGEDHNPKLANVAFDSKEERDSDVRHHSRAKNQHSRSRGSDDRSPSHRQSPLPSRSHSRSISKSGSYSMEDRKLRNRSVSPESRRPSVSPKRRSRSPLRQPIPFERQHRSPRRSLSPSRRRSPRKARSPVRRRSPHPRRRSPSLSRRRSPSPYRDRSPYGRRRSPSFRRRRSPSPARRRSPSPAFHRSPVRRRPFTPPRRRTPSSVRRRLPLPPSRSPRVRRRSPVSSPRTRGSNPYLSPRQRRSSSPYRSRSPYPYRRASSREIERRTNGVRISRDEHTPRRYRERRSPSQHSDDREMAEHLDTKQKALDSTSRRLPITLRSPQRDLTDHNEIHNREQSLHLQNSPNHSESPSLSGKVPSDNSPDTSREEDKASRARKNVHHVDTSSRKNKDLLTDVHQKVSTNDLDRKEYSPNQSADDYASANQTRHADLKSIKKIDEQKTDRDRQKKLEHQPSQSSHETEFGVGRIKGRKFYHDDVYERVESDHETETRKSKKKLDESNEITVGSDSEEAERGKKRWHKKSYKHKRHLNDSSESDSETDKETKRRRKDEKRLRKEEKRQRREERHRRKLERRESKQKAKPVDTVTPPSDLDEDQDAAHELSDARETESEQKKLEFELRARALESLRAKKATNR from the exons ATGTCGGGAGGCTTCTTCCGG GGTACTTCGGCGGATCAGGATACTCGCTTCTCCAACAAGCAGGCGAAGCTCCTGAAGACGCAGAAATTTGCCCCGGAGCTCGAGCACTTG GTGGATATGACGAAGGTGAAAATGGATGTGATCAGACCGTGGATTGCAACAAGGGTGACCGAGCTCCTAGGATTTGAAGATGAAGTTCTCATCAACTTTATATACGGACTCCTGGATGGAAAG GAAATAGATGGGAAACAGATACAGATCCAACTGACAGGGTTTATGGAAAAGAATACAGTGAAGTTCATGAAGGAGCTATGGGGTCTTCTTCTCAGTGCTCAGAAGAATGCTAGTGGAGTTCCGCAACAGTTTTTGGATGCAAAGGAAGAGGAGATTTTAAAGAGAAAG GCGGAGAATGATAAAATTGCGCTGGAAATtcagaagagaagagagaaagagggaaggGAGTTGGAGCAAGAAAAACACCAGACACGG GACGGGGAGGATCACAACCCAAAATTGGCTAATGTTGCTTTTGATtcaaaggaagagagagattcGGATGTGAGACATCATTCAAGAGCAAAGAACCA GCACTCTAGATCTCGAGGTTCAGACGATCGTTCTCCTTCTCACAG GCAGTCACCTTTGCCAAGTAGGTCTCACAGCAGATCAATTTCCAAATCTGGGAGCTACTCAAT GGAAGATCGTAAGTTAAGGAACAGATCTGTTTCGCCAGAATCTCGAAGGCCTTCTGTCTCTCCCAAGAGACGCTCTCGATCGCCTTTGCGACAGCCCATCCCTTTTGAAAGGCAGCACAGATCTCCTCGACGTTCTCTCTCGCCATCTCGCAGGCGTTCACCAAGGAAAGCTCGTTCGCCTGTCAGGAGGAGATCGCCCCATCCAAGGAGGAGATCTCCTTCACTATCAAGACGTAGATCTCCGTCTCCATACCGAGATAGATCTCCTTATGGACGGCGGAGATCTCCTTCATTTCGGCGCCGCAGATCTCCTTCTCCTGCACGTAGAAGATCACCTTCTCCTGCTTTTCACAGGTCTCCAGTTCGACGTAGGCCTTTCACTCCACCTAGACGTAGGACACCATCCTCAGTACGACGCCGGTTGCCATTGCCCCCGTCAAGGTCACCTAGAGTTCGAAGGAGATCACCTGTGTCTTCGCCTAGAACTCGTGGTTCGAATCCCTATCTCTCTCCACGACAAAGGAG GAGTAGCAGCCCCTACAGGAGCCGTAGTCCATATCCTTATCGGAGGGCTTCAAGTAGGGAGATTGAAAGGCGCACAAATGGTGTACGCATTAGTCGTGATGAACACACCCCTAGAAG GTATCGAGAAAGAAGATCACCTTCTCAGCATAGTGACGATAGAGAGATGGCAGAGCATCTTGATACAAAGCAGAAAGCTTTAGACTCCACATCACGCAGGTTGCCCATAACTTTAAGATCTCCCCAGCGTGATTTAACTGATCATAATGAGATCCATAACAGAGAGCAGAGTTTGCATCTACAGAATTCTCCAAATCATTCAGAGTCTCCCAGCCTTTCAGGAAAAGTTCCAAGTGATAACAG CCCGGACACAAGTAGAGAAGAAGACAAAGCAAGTCGCGCTAG GAAAAATGTGCATCACGTTGATACCTCAAGCAGGAAGAACAAAGATTTATTAACAGATGTGCATCAGAAGGTATCTACAAATGACTTGGATCGAAAAGAATACTCTCCCAATCAATCAGCTGATGATTATGCTTCAGCTAACCAAACTCGTCATGCTGATTTGAAATCAATAAAGAAGATCGACGAACAGAAAAC TGACAGGGATCGGCAGAAGAAACTTGAACATCAACCATCACAATCGTCACATGAAACAGAATTTGGTGTGGGAAGAATAAAGGGGCGAAAATTTTATCATGACGATGTATATGAACGTGTTGAATCAGACCATGAAACAGAAACTAGAAAATCCAAGAAAAAGTTGGATGAAAGCAATGAAATAACTGTAGGTTCAGATTCCGAAGAAGCTGAAAGGGGTAAAAAGCGATGGCACAAGAAGTCCTACAAGCACAAAAGACATTTGAATGATAGCTCGGAGTCTGATTCTGAGACAGATAAGGAGACgaagaggagaaggaaggaTGAGAAAAGGTTGAGAAAGGAGGAAAAGCGTCAAAGGCGTGAAGAGCGGCATCGCAGAAAGTTAGAGCGCCGTGAGAGCAAGCAAAAAGCAAAGCCCGTGGATACTGTTACCCCACCATCTGATCTTGATGAGGACCAAGATGCTGCTCATGAATTAAGCGATGCACGAGAGACGGAATCTGAGCAGAAAAAGCTCGAGTTTGAGCTTCGAGCTAGGGCCCTCGAGTCTCTTAGAGCAAAGAAGGCTACAAATCGCtga